The Pangasianodon hypophthalmus isolate fPanHyp1 chromosome 5, fPanHyp1.pri, whole genome shotgun sequence genome includes a window with the following:
- the slc38a11 gene encoding putative sodium-coupled neutral amino acid transporter 11, whose product MEKKPNDRSRLIHKQDEERMLLSPHMEHAEGGTSSKTSASFNFINSIIGSGLIALPFSMAQAGLPLGLLLLFLVAVITDYSIILLIKAGNLSGTHSYQSLVRSTFGFVGYLILSVLQFLYPFIAMISYNIIIGDTMTKVFQRIPGVGPDHILAERHFVILASTILFTIPLSLYRDMAKLGKVSLVSMLLTLAIIVIVAVRAVTLGPQIPPSEDAWVFAQWNAVQAVGVMSFAFICHHNTFMIYGSLKEPTLSNWSRITHVSVGSAALVSALFAATGYATFTGYTQGDIFENYCKYDNLATSGRFCYGLSIITTFPLECFVTREVVSNVFFNGLLSSTAHIMVTLVIILVVTAISLSYDCLGVVLELNGVLSATPLIFIIPSACFLKLSSGHWFQMKNLMPTLILMAGLFVMIVGLIMTGLSPQDCSHGVEMFYCTDLNSSASLTMTPASSVLSIINSTQNISIF is encoded by the exons ATGGAGAAGAAACCGAATGACAGGAGTCGACTCATTCACAAG CAGGATGAGGAGAGGATGTTACTTTCACCGCATATGGAGCATGCTGAGGGTGGAACAAGCTCCAAGACATCTGCCTCGTTCAATTTCATTAACTCCATCATTGGATCTGGACTTATTG CCCTGCCGTTCTCAATGGCTCAGGCCGGCCTGCCTCTGGGACTGCTGCTGCTTTTTCTAGTTGCGGTCATTACAG ACTACTCAATCATCTTGTTAATAAAAGCGGGAAACTTGTCAGGGACACACAGTTACCAATCTCTTGTACGCAGCACTTTCGGCTTTGTTGGATATCTAATTTTGTCAGTCCTGCAGTTCCTCTATCCGTTCATCG CAATGATAAGTTATAACATCATCATTGGAGATACTATGACCAAAGTGTTTCAGAGAATACCAGGAG TTGGTCCTGATCATATTCTGGCAGAGAGGCACTTTGTCATTTTGGCTTCTACCATCCTCTTCACAATTCCTCTCTCACTGTACAGAGATATGGCTAAACTGGGGAAG GTCTCATTAGTGTCCATGCTGTTAACTCTGGCCATCATTGTCATAGTAGCTGTGAGGGCTGTGACACTGGGACCACAAAT tccCCCCTCTGAGGATGCATGGGTGTTCGCACAATGGAACGCAGTTCAAGCAGTTGGTGTCATGTCTTTTG ccTTTATCTGTCACCACAACACCTTCATGATCTATGGGTCACTCAAGGAGCCCACTCTAAGTAATTGGTCCCGGATCACACATGTGTCTGTGGGCTCAGCTGCTCTAGTCAGTGCACTGTTTGCTGCTACTGGCTATGCTACTTTCACTGGATACACACAAG GTGATATTTTTGAGAACTACTGCAAATATGATAATTTGGCCACATCTGGTCGATTCTGCTATGGACTCAGTATAATTACCACCTTCCCTTTGGAGTGCTTTGTGACAAGAGAG GTGGTgtcaaatgtcttttttaatgGACTACTTAGCAGCACAGCCCACATCATGGTTACCTTGGTGATAATATTAGTGGTTACAGCAATATCCCTCTCATACGACTGTCTTGGTGTTGTGCTGGAGTTGAAT gGTGTTCTAAGTGCCACGCCTCTGATCTTCATCATTCCCTCTGCCTGTTTCCTGAAACTCTCCAGTGGGCACTGGTTTCAGATGAAGAACCTTATGCCAACACTTATTCTCATGGCTGGACTTTTTGTTATGATTGTCGGTTTGATTATGACAGGACTGTCTCCTCAGGACTGTTCACATGGAGTGGAGATGTTTTACTGCACAGACTTGAACTCCTCTGCTTCACTAACTATGACTCCAGCTAGTAGTGTGCTTTCGATTATAAATTCTACTCAGAACATTAGTATTTTCTAA